The following are encoded together in the Pedobacter steynii genome:
- a CDS encoding SLBB domain-containing protein encodes MNFKNTITAVLFFFTVLAAQSVYSQTNYADVKVDELSDAQILQIIKKAESIGYGEAQLAQMAAARGMKPDEIQKLKLRVEKIKSQGSDTQTENKTAATGREYSETTDGGAIDNEKKVKDEEVGPKIFGSELFRNGNLTFEPNLRMATPKGYVIGPDDKLLIDLTGDNEASYNQEVSPDGVINLQYVGRISVGGLTIDQATSKIKAVMAKTYPGLRSGRTNLAINLGNIRSIKITITGQAVKTGTFTLPSLATVYNALYAAGGPSLNGSFRKIEVIRNNKVISTIDVYNFLLKGIQQSNIRLQDQDVINIPVFEKRVEIQGEVKQAALFEVVRGETLQDIINFSGGFTTQAYTAKIKSFQNTDKERRIMDIAAADYGSYNPRNGDKFVVEAILDRFENRVEIIGAVFRPGVYQLEKGLTLKALITKADGLTEDAFLNRGYINRLNPDNTQNLISFDVAKIMSGEQADISLLREDKITISSLFSLRDEYKISISGEVRAPGTFDYADNMKLGDVIQMAGGFKEGATPNRIEISRRIKNSDATSKSAATAELFIVKVDSSLRLQGDSAFVLKPFDIILVRNSTGYEIQKQVKLEGEVLYPGLYTITRKDERISDLIKRAGGLTPMAYAEGASLKRPGAEAVNPSDKNAINNKEEENLKMLNLKRFEEYGAKDTLGAALTEKIISSDLVGISLDRIMAHPGGRYDLFLEEGDVVRVPKQLQTVKVTGEVLSPNSIVYSPGKSFKQYINGAGGFTYNAFKKGAHIKYANGSVESATKFLFFNNYPKVKPGSEILVPKKAEKAGMSAQSWVGIGTALASLTAIIVSLFR; translated from the coding sequence ATGAATTTTAAAAATACAATAACCGCTGTACTGTTCTTTTTTACCGTGCTTGCCGCACAAAGCGTTTATTCACAGACTAATTATGCCGACGTTAAAGTTGATGAATTGTCTGATGCTCAAATTCTGCAAATCATTAAAAAAGCAGAATCTATAGGATATGGAGAAGCCCAGCTTGCTCAAATGGCTGCTGCGAGAGGGATGAAGCCTGATGAAATACAAAAATTGAAACTTCGTGTAGAGAAAATAAAATCTCAGGGTTCGGATACTCAAACAGAAAATAAAACGGCTGCTACCGGACGGGAATATAGTGAAACTACAGATGGGGGAGCTATAGACAACGAAAAGAAGGTTAAAGACGAAGAAGTTGGCCCTAAGATATTCGGATCTGAATTGTTCAGAAACGGAAACCTAACTTTTGAACCCAATCTGAGAATGGCGACTCCTAAGGGCTATGTGATCGGTCCGGATGATAAGCTGTTGATTGACCTGACCGGTGATAACGAGGCCAGCTATAACCAGGAAGTAAGTCCTGACGGCGTGATCAATCTGCAATATGTGGGTAGAATATCTGTTGGCGGATTAACCATTGATCAGGCCACGTCTAAAATTAAAGCAGTGATGGCCAAAACTTATCCGGGATTACGCTCGGGGCGTACCAATCTGGCGATTAACCTTGGGAATATCAGAAGCATAAAAATTACGATTACCGGACAAGCCGTTAAAACGGGTACTTTTACCTTGCCTTCGCTTGCTACTGTTTATAATGCATTATATGCTGCAGGTGGTCCATCTCTAAACGGTTCATTTCGTAAAATTGAGGTGATCAGAAATAATAAAGTAATTTCTACAATCGATGTTTACAATTTCCTGCTGAAGGGGATTCAACAAAGTAATATCCGCCTGCAGGATCAGGATGTGATTAATATACCTGTTTTCGAAAAACGTGTGGAAATCCAGGGAGAGGTGAAGCAGGCTGCCTTATTTGAGGTGGTAAGAGGAGAAACATTGCAGGATATCATTAATTTTTCAGGTGGTTTCACCACACAGGCTTATACTGCCAAAATCAAATCATTTCAGAATACAGATAAGGAACGCCGCATTATGGACATTGCGGCTGCGGATTATGGCAGTTACAATCCCAGAAACGGAGATAAATTCGTAGTGGAGGCCATCCTGGATAGATTTGAAAACAGAGTAGAGATTATCGGAGCTGTTTTTCGTCCGGGAGTATACCAGTTAGAAAAAGGATTAACACTGAAAGCGCTGATCACTAAAGCAGATGGCTTAACGGAAGATGCTTTTCTAAACCGCGGTTACATTAATAGGTTAAATCCGGATAATACACAAAATCTGATCTCATTTGATGTTGCTAAGATTATGTCAGGAGAGCAGGCAGATATCTCTCTTTTGAGAGAAGATAAAATTACCATATCTTCTTTATTTAGTTTGCGTGATGAATATAAGATCAGCATTAGTGGTGAAGTAAGGGCACCAGGTACTTTCGATTATGCAGATAATATGAAATTAGGTGATGTCATCCAGATGGCAGGCGGCTTTAAAGAGGGCGCCACGCCAAACAGAATAGAGATCTCCAGGAGAATTAAAAACAGTGATGCTACTTCTAAATCTGCAGCTACTGCGGAATTATTTATCGTAAAAGTGGATTCCAGTCTGAGGTTGCAAGGAGACAGTGCTTTTGTTTTAAAGCCTTTTGATATCATTTTAGTACGTAATTCAACCGGATATGAAATTCAGAAGCAGGTTAAACTGGAGGGAGAGGTATTGTATCCTGGTCTATATACCATCACAAGAAAGGACGAGCGTATTTCAGATCTGATTAAGAGAGCCGGTGGACTAACACCAATGGCTTATGCGGAAGGGGCTTCATTAAAAAGACCTGGAGCTGAAGCGGTAAATCCATCTGATAAAAACGCCATCAATAACAAAGAAGAGGAAAATCTAAAAATGCTCAACCTTAAAAGGTTTGAAGAGTATGGTGCAAAAGATACCTTAGGTGCAGCTTTAACGGAAAAAATCATTTCTTCCGATCTTGTTGGAATTAGCCTGGATAGAATTATGGCTCATCCTGGCGGCCGTTATGATCTTTTTCTGGAAGAAGGTGACGTAGTCCGTGTTCCTAAGCAGCTACAAACTGTTAAAGTTACCGGTGAAGTTTTAAGTCCGAACAGCATTGTATATTCTCCGGGTAAGAGCTTTAAGCAATATATTAATGGTGCGGGTGGATTTACCTATAATGCCTTTAAGAAAGGTGCTCATATTAAGTATGCGAACGGCTCGGTTGAATCAGCAACGAAATTCCTGTTCTTTAATAACTATCCGAAAGTAAAACCAGGATCAGAAATTCTGGTTCCTAAAAAAGCGGAGAAAGCAGGAATGAGTGCTCAGAGCTGGGTAGGAATTGGTACTGCTCTGGCTTCTCTTACCGCAATCATAGTTTCTCTATTTAGATAG
- a CDS encoding Wzz/FepE/Etk N-terminal domain-containing protein, which translates to MNSENPDNEIAPADEISLKELLLKIGEWYRYLLSKWLVILSFAIIGGLLGLLYAYVKKPVYTASTTFVLEDSGSGGGGLGQYAGLASMVGIDLGGGGGGIFQGDNILELYKSRVMIEKTLLSDIEYNGKKQLLVDRYIDFNKLRDKWKDKPELKDIQFKAEEIKNFGLSKPKFTRLQDSILGKIITDVSDNYLEVTKPDKKLSIIKADVKAIDEVFAKEFNDQIVKNVNDFYLQTKNKKSAENVAIMQRKTDSVRAVMNGAIYSAAAVADATPNLNPTRQVQRTAPVQRSQFSAETNKEILGELVKNLEMSKIALHKETPLIQIVDQPVFPLEVKKQEKIKSIILGGVLVGLLSCFVLIIRRLLKMILV; encoded by the coding sequence ATGAATTCAGAAAATCCAGATAACGAAATAGCACCTGCTGATGAGATTTCTTTAAAAGAACTATTACTCAAAATAGGTGAGTGGTATCGGTACCTTTTGTCTAAATGGTTGGTCATACTGTCATTTGCTATTATAGGCGGCCTTTTGGGATTGTTATACGCCTATGTTAAAAAACCTGTTTATACCGCTTCTACGACATTTGTGTTAGAAGATTCGGGATCAGGAGGTGGTGGTCTTGGACAATACGCTGGTCTGGCCTCTATGGTGGGAATTGATCTGGGCGGCGGTGGTGGCGGCATTTTTCAGGGAGACAACATTCTTGAGCTGTACAAATCCCGTGTGATGATCGAGAAAACCCTGCTGTCTGATATTGAGTATAACGGAAAGAAACAATTGCTGGTTGACCGGTATATTGATTTTAATAAACTTCGTGATAAATGGAAAGATAAGCCTGAATTGAAAGACATTCAATTCAAAGCGGAGGAAATCAAGAATTTCGGGCTTTCTAAACCGAAGTTTACCCGCCTTCAGGATAGTATTTTGGGAAAGATCATTACCGATGTCAGCGATAACTATCTGGAGGTTACCAAACCGGATAAAAAATTAAGTATCATTAAGGCCGATGTTAAAGCAATAGATGAGGTTTTTGCCAAAGAATTTAATGACCAGATTGTAAAAAATGTAAATGATTTTTATTTACAGACGAAGAATAAAAAGTCGGCGGAGAATGTTGCAATTATGCAGCGAAAAACAGATTCGGTGAGGGCGGTAATGAATGGTGCTATTTATTCTGCAGCAGCGGTAGCTGATGCGACGCCAAACTTAAATCCCACCCGTCAGGTACAAAGAACTGCGCCGGTACAGAGATCCCAGTTCTCAGCGGAGACGAATAAAGAAATTTTAGGAGAACTGGTGAAAAACCTGGAGATGTCTAAGATTGCCTTACATAAAGAAACGCCTCTAATACAAATTGTAGACCAGCCGGTATTCCCATTGGAGGTTAAAAAACAGGAAAAAATTAAGAGTATTATCCTGGGAGGGGTCTTAGTAGGGCTACTTTCCTGCTTTGTCTTAATTATCCGAAGACTTTTAAAAATGATTTTAGTTTAA
- a CDS encoding UDP-N-acetylglucosamine 4,6-dehydratase: protein MDILSLIGRKTELFQNDINNYENSLRKEVEQSKFLVIGGAGSIGQAVTKEIFKRNPLKLHVVDISENNMVELVRDIRSSFGYIDGDFQTFALDIGSIEYDAFIESDGNYDYVLNLSALKHVRSEKDPFTLMRMIDVNVFNTEKTINQSIAKGAKKYFCVSTDKAANPVNMMGASKRIMEMFLMRKSQEINISTARFANVAFSDGSLLHGFNQRIQKLQPIVAPNDIKRYFVIPKESGELCLMSCIFGENRDIFFPKLSEDLHLITFADIAVKYLNGLGYEPYLCNSEDEARELIKTLPQEKKWPCLFTSSDTTGEKDFEEFFTDEETLDMERFENLGVIKNSLNFQNEKLVHFSDSISKFKSARKWSKDEIVSLFHDMIPDFGHKETGKYLDAKM from the coding sequence ATGGACATCTTAAGCTTAATAGGTCGTAAGACAGAGTTATTCCAAAATGATATAAACAATTATGAGAATAGCTTAAGAAAAGAAGTTGAGCAATCTAAATTTTTAGTAATCGGTGGTGCAGGATCAATCGGCCAGGCCGTTACTAAGGAAATCTTTAAGCGTAATCCCCTAAAGCTTCATGTTGTGGACATTAGTGAGAACAATATGGTGGAGCTGGTGAGGGACATCAGAAGTTCTTTTGGTTATATTGACGGAGATTTTCAAACCTTTGCTCTGGATATCGGATCCATAGAATACGATGCATTTATAGAAAGTGACGGGAACTACGACTATGTGTTAAATCTTTCTGCCTTAAAACATGTAAGAAGTGAAAAAGATCCTTTTACATTGATGAGAATGATTGATGTAAATGTTTTTAATACCGAAAAGACCATTAATCAGTCTATTGCGAAAGGAGCAAAAAAATATTTTTGCGTGTCTACAGACAAGGCGGCAAACCCCGTAAACATGATGGGCGCTTCCAAACGTATTATGGAAATGTTTCTGATGCGGAAGAGCCAGGAGATCAATATTTCTACGGCGCGTTTTGCAAACGTTGCTTTTTCAGATGGATCGCTGTTGCATGGATTTAATCAAAGAATCCAGAAGCTTCAGCCAATCGTTGCACCGAATGATATCAAAAGATACTTTGTAATTCCTAAAGAATCGGGAGAGTTATGCCTGATGTCTTGTATTTTTGGGGAGAACAGAGATATTTTCTTTCCAAAATTAAGCGAGGATTTACATTTAATCACCTTTGCTGATATTGCGGTTAAATACTTAAATGGCCTTGGCTATGAGCCCTATCTTTGTAATAGTGAAGATGAGGCCAGAGAACTGATTAAAACCCTGCCTCAGGAGAAGAAATGGCCTTGTCTCTTTACCTCCAGTGATACTACCGGTGAAAAAGATTTTGAAGAGTTTTTTACCGATGAAGAAACGCTGGATATGGAACGGTTTGAGAACTTAGGAGTGATCAAAAACAGCCTGAATTTTCAAAATGAAAAACTGGTACACTTTAGTGATTCCATTTCAAAGTTTAAGTCTGCAAGAAAATGGAGTAAGGATGAGATTGTCAGCTTATTTCATGACATGATACCAGACTTTGGGCACAAGGAGACAGGTAAGTATTTAGATGCAAAAATGTAA
- a CDS encoding LegC family aminotransferase, whose product MENSNKFQGIVDFVKKAYPNKDFVALHEPVFIGNERKYVLDAIDSTFVSSVGAYVNSFEERMAEITGAKYAIAIVNGTNALHMALLLAGVERDHEVLSQALTFIATANAISYIGAKLVFIDVDRDTMGMSPEALNRFLKTNAEKKSDGYTYNKVTGKRISACIPMHTFGLPCRIDEIAAICEDWNITLVEDAAESLGSYYKNKHTGTFGKLGVFSFNGNKTVTCGGGGAIITDDEALAKRAKHLTTQAKVPHKWDFVHDEIGYNYRMPNLNAALACAQLEQLALFVENKRELAGQYQVLAESLRFSFAQELKEAKANYWLVALVLDDLEERNAFLEYTNSRGVMTRPIWELMNRLPMFKDSQADDLENSLWLADRVVNIPSGFRT is encoded by the coding sequence ATGGAAAATTCGAATAAGTTTCAGGGAATTGTTGATTTTGTAAAGAAAGCATATCCTAATAAAGATTTTGTGGCTTTACATGAGCCAGTATTTATCGGGAATGAGCGTAAATATGTATTGGATGCGATTGATTCGACCTTTGTTTCATCAGTTGGTGCTTATGTCAATAGCTTTGAAGAGAGGATGGCTGAAATTACAGGGGCTAAATATGCAATTGCAATTGTAAATGGAACTAATGCCTTGCACATGGCTTTATTATTGGCTGGTGTAGAAAGAGACCATGAGGTTCTTTCACAAGCGCTTACATTTATAGCTACTGCGAATGCCATTAGCTATATTGGCGCCAAACTTGTTTTTATTGATGTAGACAGGGATACTATGGGAATGTCCCCGGAGGCCTTAAATCGGTTCCTGAAAACAAATGCCGAAAAGAAATCTGACGGATATACTTATAACAAAGTAACCGGCAAAAGAATTTCGGCATGTATACCCATGCATACATTTGGACTTCCTTGTCGAATTGATGAAATTGCTGCCATATGTGAAGACTGGAATATTACTTTAGTTGAAGACGCAGCTGAATCTTTAGGAAGTTATTATAAAAATAAACATACCGGAACTTTCGGAAAGCTTGGTGTTTTTAGTTTTAATGGAAACAAAACCGTGACTTGTGGTGGTGGTGGTGCAATTATCACTGATGATGAAGCGCTGGCAAAAAGAGCGAAACATTTGACTACTCAAGCTAAAGTTCCTCACAAATGGGATTTCGTCCATGATGAAATAGGATACAATTACCGTATGCCAAATTTAAATGCTGCCCTGGCCTGTGCGCAGCTGGAGCAGTTAGCTTTATTTGTAGAGAATAAAAGAGAATTAGCCGGGCAATATCAGGTACTTGCTGAATCCCTGAGATTTTCTTTTGCCCAGGAGTTAAAGGAAGCAAAAGCCAATTACTGGCTTGTCGCATTAGTCTTGGATGACCTGGAAGAGCGAAATGCATTTTTGGAATATACCAATTCAAGAGGCGTAATGACAAGGCCGATCTGGGAACTAATGAACCGTTTACCTATGTTTAAAGATAGCCAGGCCGATGACTTGGAAAATAGTCTCTGGCTAGCAGACAGAGTGGTTAATATTCCTAGTGGATTTAGAACATAA
- a CDS encoding acetyltransferase: MQKQKLILIGGGGHAKVCIDVIEQTNQYDILGILDRSDLINTSVLGYQIIGTDKDILKYVQDGCEFLVTVGQIKTAKIRKRIFDLLLQYNAPLATIISPRSCVSKYSKIERGTIVMHNVVVNAGARIAENCILNTGCDIEHDAVIGPHTHISTYAVVNGDCNIGAEVFVGSNATISNQINIGDEIIIGSGAVVTKNINQKGTYVGSPVKKIS, from the coding sequence ATGCAGAAACAAAAGCTTATATTGATTGGAGGTGGTGGTCATGCCAAGGTTTGCATAGACGTGATTGAACAGACAAATCAATATGATATATTGGGAATTTTGGACCGTTCGGACCTCATTAATACAAGCGTTTTAGGATATCAAATTATTGGAACTGATAAAGATATTTTAAAATATGTTCAAGATGGATGTGAATTTCTGGTTACTGTAGGACAAATAAAAACAGCGAAAATCCGAAAACGGATTTTTGACCTTTTACTTCAGTACAATGCTCCTCTGGCAACCATTATTTCTCCTAGATCTTGTGTTTCAAAATATTCAAAAATAGAAAGAGGAACAATCGTAATGCACAATGTAGTCGTTAACGCAGGTGCCCGTATTGCTGAAAATTGTATATTGAATACCGGATGTGATATAGAACATGATGCTGTTATTGGTCCACATACACATATATCTACCTATGCAGTTGTAAATGGAGATTGTAATATAGGAGCTGAAGTTTTTGTTGGAAGCAATGCAACGATATCAAACCAGATTAATATAGGAGATGAAATTATTATTGGGTCTGGGGCGGTCGTAACTAAAAATATCAATCAGAAGGGGACCTATGTTGGAAGTCCTGTCAAGAAAATAAGTTAA
- the neuB gene encoding N-acetylneuraminate synthase — protein sequence MKQTIIIAEAGVNHNGILENAFKLVDAAVAAGVDYVKFQTFKAEKLVSSKAKKADYQIDNTKNSDESQLQMLQKLELSVKDHEELISYCKTKNIKFFSTAFDLDSLSYLAEIGLDMVKIPSGEITNLPYLRVAANLFSKVILSTGMATIAEIKEALDVFLNEGIPKEEITILHCNTEYPTPMSDVNLKAMIHIGNTFNTAIGYSDHTLGIEVPIAAVALGATMIEKHFTLDKTMEGPDHPASLEPDELKAMVSAIRNIDSAISGNGLKEPSPSEFKNISVARKSIVAQKMISKGEIFTVDNLTVKRPGTGISPMKWDEVIGKTAGRDFQEDELIEL from the coding sequence ATGAAACAGACAATCATCATTGCCGAAGCAGGTGTTAACCATAACGGAATCCTGGAAAACGCATTTAAATTGGTAGATGCAGCGGTCGCTGCCGGAGTTGACTATGTGAAATTTCAAACTTTTAAGGCGGAAAAACTGGTTTCCAGTAAGGCTAAAAAGGCGGACTATCAGATTGATAACACGAAAAATTCGGATGAATCTCAATTGCAAATGCTTCAAAAACTGGAGCTATCTGTAAAAGATCATGAGGAACTGATCTCTTATTGCAAGACCAAAAATATTAAATTTTTTTCCACAGCATTTGATTTGGATTCCTTGTCTTATCTAGCGGAAATTGGTCTTGATATGGTTAAAATTCCTTCCGGAGAGATTACGAATTTACCTTATTTAAGAGTTGCCGCCAATCTGTTTTCTAAAGTAATCTTATCTACAGGAATGGCTACCATTGCTGAAATTAAGGAGGCATTGGACGTGTTTCTTAATGAAGGTATACCAAAAGAAGAAATTACCATCCTTCATTGTAATACTGAATATCCTACACCAATGAGTGATGTTAATCTTAAGGCTATGATTCATATTGGGAATACCTTCAATACTGCAATTGGTTATTCTGATCATACTTTAGGCATTGAGGTACCGATAGCAGCAGTTGCTTTGGGGGCGACGATGATTGAAAAACATTTTACCCTGGATAAGACCATGGAAGGTCCCGATCATCCTGCTTCTTTAGAACCGGATGAGCTAAAAGCGATGGTTTCTGCAATAAGAAATATAGACAGTGCAATTTCGGGGAACGGCTTAAAAGAACCATCTCCTTCTGAATTTAAGAATATTAGTGTTGCGAGAAAGAGTATTGTAGCCCAAAAGATGATTTCAAAAGGAGAGATCTTTACGGTCGATAACCTTACTGTCAAGCGTCCGGGAACAGGAATTTCTCCAATGAAATGGGATGAAGTAATCGGAAAAACAGCGGGCAGAGATTTCCAGGAAGATGAATTAATAGAATTATAA
- the neuC gene encoding UDP-N-acetylglucosamine 2-epimerase: MKICIATGTRAEYGLLKPLIDQIMLTAKYELQLLVTGAHLSPEFGLTYRLIEEDGLKINAKVEMLLSSDTSEGIVKSMGLGMIGFADALKNLQPDLIFILGDRYEMLALASAAVIFKIPIAHLHGGEITEGAYDDAIRHSITKMSTLHFTSTEEYRQRVIQMGEQPEMVFNVGAIGLDNIINLPLLTKEALAESLNVSFKKYNYLVTFHPETLSEQSVVLQFEILLDVINKDKDGFFIFTHANADTDGRVINKMIDAFVAQNPGKAVAFTTMGQLRYLSAMKYATGVIGNSSSGIIESASFKVPTVNIGDRQKGRIYGENVINVGVNKEEIERAFVKIKDEQYLLGLREIRNPYGIGNTSKEIMTILQKIDGFLPRNKTFYNIENEHAS; the protein is encoded by the coding sequence ATGAAGATTTGTATTGCTACTGGAACAAGAGCTGAATACGGCCTATTAAAACCGCTGATTGATCAAATCATGCTGACGGCTAAATATGAACTTCAGTTATTGGTTACAGGGGCTCATTTATCGCCGGAATTTGGATTAACTTACAGACTGATTGAAGAAGATGGCCTAAAAATAAATGCCAAAGTTGAGATGTTACTTTCTTCTGATACTTCTGAGGGGATCGTTAAATCTATGGGACTTGGAATGATTGGTTTTGCTGATGCCTTAAAGAACTTACAGCCAGACCTGATATTTATTTTAGGTGATCGTTATGAAATGTTGGCATTGGCTTCGGCTGCTGTGATATTTAAAATTCCGATTGCACATTTACATGGAGGTGAAATTACCGAAGGTGCTTATGACGACGCTATTCGTCATTCAATTACAAAAATGAGCACATTGCATTTTACTTCTACAGAAGAATATAGACAAAGGGTTATTCAGATGGGAGAGCAACCTGAAATGGTCTTTAATGTCGGCGCAATAGGATTGGATAACATCATTAACTTGCCCTTACTTACAAAGGAAGCGTTAGCGGAAAGTTTAAATGTCAGTTTTAAAAAATACAATTACCTTGTCACCTTTCATCCTGAAACGCTTTCAGAGCAGTCTGTTGTACTTCAGTTTGAAATTCTGCTGGATGTCATTAACAAAGACAAAGATGGTTTTTTCATCTTTACACATGCTAATGCAGATACGGATGGTCGTGTAATTAATAAAATGATAGATGCATTTGTTGCGCAAAATCCGGGGAAAGCAGTAGCTTTTACTACCATGGGGCAGTTACGTTACTTATCAGCTATGAAATACGCTACAGGGGTTATTGGAAACAGTTCCAGTGGCATCATTGAATCTGCTTCATTTAAGGTTCCGACGGTCAATATCGGAGATAGGCAAAAAGGGCGTATTTACGGGGAGAATGTGATTAATGTCGGTGTTAATAAGGAAGAAATAGAACGGGCCTTTGTTAAAATAAAGGATGAACAATATTTACTTGGTTTGAGGGAAATCCGTAATCCATATGGAATTGGAAATACCTCAAAGGAAATCATGACCATACTTCAGAAAATAGACGGGTTCTTACCCAGGAATAAAACATTTTATAATATAGAAAATGAGCACGCTAGCTAA